The following are encoded together in the Phaseolus vulgaris cultivar G19833 chromosome 9, P. vulgaris v2.0, whole genome shotgun sequence genome:
- the LOC137822476 gene encoding putative pentatricopeptide repeat-containing protein At1g74400, translating into MTRLKWFNSLLRSSANTLVHRVPMSKWHHKAEFPVSLKPPRPNQTLRKHLECNRHTEVLLLFRSFLRKRPTFNAIDSFSLLYALKACNNKHSSTQGKQLHTLIVKLGYQAIVQLQTSLLKVYAQSGNLRDAHQVFVQIPSKNIICWTSLISAYVDNHKPGTALQLFREMQRNNVEPDQVTVTVALSACAETGALEMGEWIHAFVRCKQGLNRDVCLDNALINMYAKCGDVVTARKVFDGMRNKDVTTWTSMIVGHAVHGQACEALQLFSEMSTSRDKGDCVMTPNDVTFIGVLMACSHAGLVEEGKWHFRSMSEVYGIEPREAHFGCMVDLLCRGGHLRDAYDFIMEMTMPPNVIVWRTLLGACSVQGELELAALVRHKLLKLDPGYVGDSVAMSNIYANKGLWTNKIFVRNQIKQSRAPGCSSIEVESGVGEFLIVDGDHPL; encoded by the coding sequence ATGACACGCTTGAAATGGTTCAACTCTTTGCTTCGAAGCAGCGCGAACACGTTGGTTCATCGTGTTCCCATGTCCAAGTGGCATCACAAAGCTGAGTTCCCCGTTAGCCTCAAACCACCAAGACCTAACCAAACCCTTAGGAAGCACCTTGAATGCAACAGGCACACCGAAGTGCTTCTACTCTTCAGATCCTTCTTAAGAAAAAGACCCACTTTCAACGCCATTGACAGCTTTTCTTTGCTTTATGCCCTCAAAGCCTGCAACAACAAACACTCTTCCACCCAAGGAAAACAACTGCATACCCTCATCGTAAAACTTGGGTACCAAGCCATAGTTCAACTCCAGACATCCCTTTTAAAAGTCTACGCCCAGAGTGGCAACCTTCGTGATGCGCACCAAGTGTTCGTTCAAATACCCTCAAAGAATATCATATGCTGGACCTCTTTGATTTCTGCCTATGTTGACAACCACAAGCCTGGGACAGCTCTGCAACTGTTCAGAGAGATGCAGAGGAACAATGTAGAACCTGATCAAGTCACTGTGACCGTTGCCCTCTCTGCCTGTGCTGAGACCGGGGCACTGGAAATGGGTGAATGGATTCACGCTTTCGTGAGGTGTAAGCAAGGGCTGAACAGAGATGTGTGTTTGGATAATGCTCTTATAAACATGTATGCGAAATGTGGGGATGTTGTGACGGCTAGGAAGGTGTTTGATGGCATGAGAAACAAAGATGTCACAACTTGGACTTCCATGATCGTGGGGCATGCAGTCCATGGGCAAGCATGTGAGGCTCTTCAACTTTTTTCAGAAATGAGCACAAGTAGGGACAAGGGCGATTGTGTCATGACCCCAAATGACGTAACGTTCATTGGAGTTTTAATGGCTTGCAGCCATGCAGGGTTGGTTGAGGAAGGGAAGTGGCATTTCAGAAGCATGAGTGAAGTTTATGGTATAGAGCCCAGAGAGGCTCATTTTGGCTGTATGGTGGATCTTTTATGCAGAGGTGGGCATCTGAGAGATGCCTATGACTTCATTATGGAGATGACAATGCCGCCAAATGTGATTGTCTGGCGAACCTTGTTGGGGGCTTGCAGTGTTCAAGGTGAATTAGAACTAGCTGCCTTAGTTAGGCACAAACTACTGAAGTTGGATCCTGGCTATGTAGGTGACAGTGTTGCTATGTCTAATATTTATGCAAATAAAGGCTTGTGGACCAACAAGATATTTGTGAGGAATCAGATAAAACAGTCAAGAGCTCCTGGTTGTAGCTCCATTGAGGTGGAAAGTGGGGTTGGTGAATTTCTGATCGTTGATGGTGATCATCCTTTATGA
- the LOC137821509 gene encoding vesicle transport v-SNARE 11-like isoform X1 yields the protein MSEVFDGYERQYCELSANLSRQCTAASALDGEQKKQKLSDIKAGLDDADTLIRKMDLEARSLQPSIKATLLAKLREYKTDLNNLKTEVKRVTAANVSFAARDDLLESGSADTVAVSNDQKGRLLMSTERLNQSTDRIKDSRKTMLETEELGVSILQDLHQQRQSLLHAHKTLHGVDDNITKSKKILSAMSRRMSRNKWIVGSLLTAMVLAIIIILYFKLTR from the exons ATGAGTGAGGTATTTGATGGGTATGAGCGTCAATACTGTGAGCTATCAGCGAATCTTTCGCGGCAATGCACTGCGGCTTCTGCTCTTGATGGAG AACAAAAGAAGCAGAAACTTTCTGATATAAAAGCTGGATTAGATGATGCTGACACATTG ATTCGGAAAATGGACCTTGAGGCTAGGAGTTTGCAGCCAAGTATTAAGGCAACTCTTCTTGCCAAGTTAAGGGAATATAAAACTGATTTAAACAATTTGAAGACCGAAGTTAAAAGAGTTACAGCAGCTAATGTCAGTTTCGCTGCTAGAGATGACTTGTTGGAATCGGGAAGTGCTGATACAGTGGCG GTATCAAATGATCAAAAGGGAAGACTTCTGATGTCTACTGAAAGACTTAATCAGTCCACTGATAGAATAAAGGATAGCAGAAAAACAATGCTGGAGACAGAGGAGCTTGGTGTCTCTATCCTCCAAGACTTGCATCAACAACGTCAATCCCTACTCCATGCCCATAAGACA CTCCATGGGGTGGATGATAACATTACCAAGAGCAAGAAGATTTTGTCAGCCATGTCAAGAAGGATGAGCAGGAACAAATGGATTGTAGGCTCCTTATTGACAGCTATGGTCCTTGCAATTATAATCATTTTATATTTCAAGCTGACTCGTTAG
- the LOC137822524 gene encoding pentatricopeptide repeat-containing protein At5g61400: MFNLVRRKGIPIINVALTHPSSSFSSDANAIIHILTSSNTITEATFLTKQHLQNSRKPLTLFSSLFQSLNRANLTPRAFGVLVLAFCQLGLVQEALWVFKNHSFLPPLQPCNALLHGLVKTQMFDSAWEVYRDMVSRGFSATVITYGILMNCCCVRGDFSNARRVFDEMLERGIEPNIVIYTILIRVFCNDGQMGEAEGVFRRMRKSGVVTPNLYTYKTLMDGYIKMGEMRRVFDLYSDMLNHGLHPDAVTFATLIDVLCKMRDLRAARNCFAYMAKFDVVPNAHAYNSLIDGYCKAGNLPEAMHLWVEMERCGIYPDVFTYNILIKGLCDSGRLEDAKGFMEKMDEAGVLTNFVTYNVVIDGCCKTGDMEKAIEVCSQMTERKIEPNVITFSALIDGFCKKGNVTAAMGLYTEMVIKGLVPDVVTYTALIDGHCKVGNTKEAFRLHREMLDAGLAPNVFTVSCIIDGLLKDGKIKDAIKLFLEKTRAGCSGGKMDIRFCSPNGVMYAILIQGLCKDGRIFKATKFFVEMRCNGFIPDMLVYVTMLQTHFQSKHMVDVMMLHADMMKMGVMPNTFLYRVLSRGYWENGYLKSARMCSEHLMEYGIHLPASGG, from the coding sequence ATGTTCAACCTTGTTCGGCGTAAAGGCATCCCCATCATCAACGTTGCTCTCACCCACCCTTCCTCATCATTCTCCTCTGACGCTAACGCCATCATCCACATCCTCACGTCCTCCAACACCATCACTGAAGCCACCTTCCTCACCAAACAGCACCTCCAAAACTCCCGCAAACCCCTCACTCTCTTTTCCTCCCTTTTCCAATCTCTCAACCGCGCCAACCTCACGCCACGCGCGTTTGGAGTTCTCGTACTCGCCTTCTGCCAACTGGGTCTCGTCCAGGAAGCCCTCTGGGTCTTCAAAAACCATTCTTTTTTGCCTCCGTTACAGCCTTGTAACGCGCTTCTTCATGGCCTCGTCAAGACCCAGATGTTCGATTCGGCGTGGGAGGTGTACCGAGACATGGTGTCGCGCGGGTTTTCCGCCACCGTCATCACCTACGGCATTTTGATGAACTGTTGTTGTGTACGGGGTGATTTTAGCAACGCGCGTAGGGTGTTCGATGAAATGCTTGAGAGAGGGATTGAACCCAACATTGTGATTTACACTATTCTCATTCGAGTTTTTTGCAACGATGGTCAAATGGGAGAAGCCGAGGGTGTGTTTAGACGGATGAGAAAATCTGGGGTGGTGACACCCAATTTGTACACTTATAAGACCCTCATGGATGGGTATATCAAGATGGGTGAAATGAGACGGGTTTTTGATTTGTACAGTGATATGCTAAATCATGGCTTGCACCCTGATGCTGTCACTTTTGCTACTTTGATTGATGTTCTCTGCAAGATGAGGGATTTGAGGGCTGCGCGAAACTGTTTTGCTTATATGGCCAAGTTTGATGTTGTTCCTAATGCACATGCTTATAATTCTTTGATTGATGGGTATTGTAAGGCGGGGAACTTGCCTGAAGCAATGCATTTGTGGGTAGAAATGGAAAGGTGTGGAATCTACCCTGATGTTTTTACATACAATATACTTATCAAGGGTCTTTGTGACTCGGGTAGATTGGAAGATGCTAAGGGTTTCATGGAGAAAATGGATGAAGCTGGGGTTCTTACCAATTTTGTGACCTACAATGTGGTGATTGATGGGTGCTGTAAAACTGGTGACATGGAGAAGGCTATTGAGGTGTGTTCCCAAATGACTGAAAGGAAAATTGAACCTAATGTTATCACATTTTCAGCATTGATTGATGGGTTTTGCAAGAAAGGTAATGTAACAGCTGCAATGGGCTTGTACACAGAAATGGTGATCAAGGGTCTTGTGCCTGACGTGGTAACTTACACTGCGTTGATCGATGGTCACTGCAAGGTTGGGAACACCAAAGAGGCTTTCAGGTTGCACAGGGAGATGCTAGATGCAGGACTAGCACCCAATGTGTTCACAGTTAGTTGTATAATCGATGGCCTTTTGAAAGATGGAAAGATAAAGGATGCAATCAAACTTTTCTTGGAGAAAACTAGAGCTGGTTGCTCTGGTGGTAAAATGGATATCAGGTTTTGTTCTCCGAACGGTGTGATGTATGCTATTTTAATTCAAGGTTTATGTAAAGATGGACGGATCTTTAAAGCCACTAAGTTTTTTGTGGAAATGAGATGTAATGGTTTCATACCAGACATGCTAGTTTATGTCACCATGTTACAGACACACTTTCAGTCCAAGCATATGGTTGATGTAATGATGCTGCATGCGGACATGATGAAAATGGGTGTTATGCCCAATACTTTCTTATATCGTGTATTGTCCAGGGGCTATTGGGAGAATGGATATTTGAAATCAGCTCGTATGTGTTCTGAGCATTTAATGGAATATGGCATTCATCTTCCAGCATCTGGAGGGTGA
- the LOC137820243 gene encoding two-component response regulator-like APRR1, translated as MESGEEINLNIESGGGNHGKSGDGFIDRSKVRILLCDNDSNSSQVVFTLLLGCSYQVTLVKSPRQVIDALNAEGQHIDIILAELDLPTKKGMKMLKYIARDKEFRRIPVIMMSAQDEVSVVVKCLRLGAADYLVKPLRTNELLNLWTHMWRRRRMLGLVEKNILSYEFDIVASDPSDANTNSTTLFSDDTDDKSKRSNNPEVGLPVQQEQESSIAIGAAVVEPLDAHASEHRPDVDGFNDHRTAHFSSGPKKSELRIGESSAFFTYVKASILKSNFEGVVNVDNNGAAHVRMEAMHQACAQQGVNDLQTRENGETCESQSQDDLPSCSSVPDSLSIERSCTPPASMEVSPQKHKDKNFHQGVMHPRNGTHCSEHEVSGMASQHTYPYYISGGFNHVMMPSSAQMYHQKNMQDLQNHHSAAMIAQYSHLPQGGPHGTGMASFPYYPMSICLQPGQVPQPHSWPSFGSSSSSEAKLSKVDRREAALMKFRQKRKERCFDKKIRYVNRKRLAERRPRVRGQFVRKLNGANMDLNGQPASIDYDEDDDEEDEDDQGARDSSPEDA; from the exons ATGGAGTCTGGCGAGGAGATTAATTTGAATATAGAAAGTGGGGGTGGAAATCATGGGAAGAGTGGTGATGGGTTCATTGATAGAAGTAAGGTGCGGATTTTGTTGTGCGATAACGATTCCAACAGTTCTCAAGTGGTTTTCACACTTCTTTTGGGGTGTTCTTATCAGG TGACCTTAGTAAAGTCGCCGAGACAGGTAATTGACGCACTGAATGCAGAGGGGCAACATATAGATATCATACTGGCTGAACTTGACCTTCCAACAAAAAAGGGCATGAAGATGTTGAAGTACATAGCACGGGATAAAGAGTTTCGCAGAATCCCTGTTATAA TGATGTCCGCACAAGATGAGGTATCCGTTGTTGTTAAGTGCTTGAGACTTGGAGCTGCTGACTATCTAGTAAAGCCCTTACGTACTAATGAACTATTAAATTTGTGGACGCATATGTGGAGACGGAGGCGCATG CTTGGACTCGTAGAGAAGAACATCTTGAGTTATGAGTTTGATATTGTAGCATCAGACCCCAGTGATGCCAATACAAACAGTACCACCTTGTTCTCTGATGACACAGATGACAAGTCCAAGAGAAGCAACAATCCAGAGGTGGGATTACCAGTCCAACAAGAGCAAGAG tcTTCTATTGCAATTGGTGCTGCTGTTGTGGAACCTCTAGATGCTCATGCATCAGAGCACAGGCCTGATGTGGATGGATTTAATGATCACCGAACAG CACATTTTTCATCTGGTCCGAAGAAGAGTGAACTAAGGATAGGGGAGTCATCAGCCTTTTTCACGTATGTTAAAGCATCTATACTGAAGAGCAACTTTGAAGGGGTTGTTAATGTAGACAACAATGGTGCTGCACATGTGAGGATGGAAGCTATGCATCAAGCATGTGCGCAACAAGGGGTGAATGACCTTCAAACACGTGAAAATGGAGAGACCTGTGAAAGTCAATCGCAAGATGACTTACCCAGCTGCAGTAGTGTACCTGATTCTCTCTCTATTGAAAGGTCTTGTACTCCACCTGCATCAATGGAAGTTTCACCGCAAAAGCACAAGGATAAAAATTTCCATCAGGGTGTGATGCATCCAAGAAATGGGACTCATTGTTCTGAGCATGAAGTATCTGGCATGGCTTCCCAACATACTTATCCATATTATATTTCAGGAGGTTTTAATCATGTTATGATGCCTTCATCTGCCCAAATGTATCACCAAAAGAATATGCAGGACCTACAGAATCATCATAGTGCAGCTATGATTGCTCAATACAGTCATCTTCCCCAAGGTGGTCCTCACGGAACGGGGATGGCATCTTTCCCATACTACCCGATGAGTATATGCTTACAACCTGGTCAGGTTCCTCAACCCCATTCATGGCCATCATTTGGAAGCTCAAGTTCATCAGAAGCAAAATTAAGTAAAGTTGACAGGAGAGAAGCAGCACTAATGAAGTTCAGACAGAAAAGGAAAGAGCGCTGCTTTGATAAGAAAATTAGGTATGTTAACCGGAAACGACTTGCTGAAAGGCGGCCTCGAGTGAGGGGACAATTTGTCAGAAAATTAAACGGCGCCAATATGGATCTCAATGGACAGCCTGCATCAATAGActatgatgaagatgatgatgaagaggatGAAGATGACCAGGGAGCAAGAGATTCTTCTCCTGAGGATGCTTGA
- the LOC137821509 gene encoding vesicle transport v-SNARE 13-like isoform X2 gives MDLEARSLQPSIKATLLAKLREYKTDLNNLKTEVKRVTAANVSFAARDDLLESGSADTVAVSNDQKGRLLMSTERLNQSTDRIKDSRKTMLETEELGVSILQDLHQQRQSLLHAHKTLHGVDDNITKSKKILSAMSRRMSRNKWIVGSLLTAMVLAIIIILYFKLTR, from the exons ATGGACCTTGAGGCTAGGAGTTTGCAGCCAAGTATTAAGGCAACTCTTCTTGCCAAGTTAAGGGAATATAAAACTGATTTAAACAATTTGAAGACCGAAGTTAAAAGAGTTACAGCAGCTAATGTCAGTTTCGCTGCTAGAGATGACTTGTTGGAATCGGGAAGTGCTGATACAGTGGCG GTATCAAATGATCAAAAGGGAAGACTTCTGATGTCTACTGAAAGACTTAATCAGTCCACTGATAGAATAAAGGATAGCAGAAAAACAATGCTGGAGACAGAGGAGCTTGGTGTCTCTATCCTCCAAGACTTGCATCAACAACGTCAATCCCTACTCCATGCCCATAAGACA CTCCATGGGGTGGATGATAACATTACCAAGAGCAAGAAGATTTTGTCAGCCATGTCAAGAAGGATGAGCAGGAACAAATGGATTGTAGGCTCCTTATTGACAGCTATGGTCCTTGCAATTATAATCATTTTATATTTCAAGCTGACTCGTTAG